In Candidatus Eremiobacterota bacterium, the following are encoded in one genomic region:
- a CDS encoding TetR family transcriptional regulator: RPARRQLADSVRAACRRARRAPDRRCARLRADRAGPGPAVCGDDRHPPLEPAGERDHRRAETRAGVLAGSAQVEPRKSYDIDSLTDVALRVFAERGYDGASMDDVARAAGITKASIYHHVSGKEALLERGLGRALDALFAILDEPAAREGRAIERLRHIVERVAEVTLRLLPELTVLFRIHGASKSEREAVERRRSFDRYVTEIIVQAQREGDVRRDLDARLAARLIFGMSNSVVEWYRAGSLTREAIAHAVVSLAFEGMTPR, translated from the coding sequence ACCGGCCCGCTCGGCGGCAACTTGCAGACTCCGTTCGAGCAGCATGCCGCCGCGCTCGACGCGCTCCGGATCGACGCTGTGCCCGTCTACGGGCAGATCGCGCGGGTCCTGGGCCCGCAGTTTGCGGCGACGATCGGCATCCGCCCCTGGAACCCGCCGGCGAACGCGATCATCGTCGCGCCGAAACCCGCGCCGGCGTCCTCGCCGGGAGCGCGCAGGTGGAACCGCGCAAGTCGTACGACATCGACTCGCTCACCGACGTCGCGCTGCGCGTCTTCGCCGAGCGCGGTTACGACGGCGCCTCGATGGACGACGTCGCGCGCGCCGCGGGGATCACCAAAGCCTCGATCTACCACCACGTAAGCGGGAAGGAGGCGCTGCTCGAGCGCGGCCTGGGCCGCGCGCTCGACGCGCTCTTCGCGATCCTCGACGAGCCGGCGGCGCGCGAGGGCCGTGCGATCGAGCGGCTGCGGCACATCGTCGAGCGCGTCGCCGAGGTGACGCTGCGGCTGCTGCCGGAGCTGACCGTTCTGTTTCGCATCCACGGCGCCTCGAAGAGCGAGCGTGAAGCGGTCGAGCGGCGGCGCAGCTTCGACCGCTACGTCACCGAGATCATCGTGCAGGCGCAGCGCGAGGGCGACGTCCGCCGCGACCTCGACGCGCGCTTGGCGGCGCGGCTGATCTTCGGGATGTCGAACTCCGTGGTCGAGTGGTACCGGGCCGGCTCGCTCACGCGCGAAGCGATCGCGCACGCGGTCGTGTCGCTCGCCTTCGAGGGAATGACGCCGCGCTGA
- a CDS encoding helix-turn-helix transcriptional regulator: MPLLRVESFGERLKRLRLDRGVSCAQLAQRVGVTEGAIRQMESGQTKIASFVIGLRLAKELGTDAWYLANGVADDGAVHEGADGIALRVAALEQRMTSLIDGHSPQHS, translated from the coding sequence ATGCCGCTCCTGCGCGTGGAAAGCTTCGGCGAACGGTTGAAGCGGTTGCGGCTCGACCGCGGGGTGAGCTGCGCCCAGCTCGCCCAGCGCGTCGGCGTGACCGAAGGCGCGATCCGGCAGATGGAGAGCGGTCAGACGAAGATCGCAAGCTTCGTGATCGGGCTGCGCCTCGCCAAAGAGCTGGGGACCGACGCCTGGTATCTCGCCAACGGCGTCGCCGACGACGGCGCGGTGCACGAGGGCGCCGACGGGATCGCGCTGCGCGTCGCCGCGCTCGAGCAGCGGATGACCTCGCTGATCGACGGCCACTCGCCGCAGCACTCGTAG
- a CDS encoding SPASM domain-containing protein — MCPVRYREVSNAFMAWEAYTAIVDQLPALTELHLQGLGEPLLHPRFFDMVEYAVARGVAVSVNTNLTLLTPAKAERAATCGLSAIYVSVDGARAQTYERIRVDARFAILERNVLRLLDALERHGSTTHVEITAVAMRENVDELAELVALTARWGVRDLHVQHLCHDFGESTLPARYEPMRAFVAEQTLVHHDAERVSRAFNEARDAAKRHDVKLRLPRVTPVEHPPDTPGRARCDWPWRGPYVAYDGTAMPCCMVATPDRAALGNVVADGVMPVWNGAAYEDFRRRLGSADPPEICKSCSVYARVF; from the coding sequence ATGTGCCCGGTCCGCTACCGCGAGGTCTCGAACGCGTTCATGGCGTGGGAGGCGTACACGGCGATCGTCGACCAGCTCCCCGCCCTCACGGAGCTTCACCTCCAGGGCTTGGGCGAGCCGCTGCTCCACCCGCGCTTCTTCGACATGGTCGAGTATGCGGTCGCGCGCGGCGTGGCGGTCAGCGTTAACACCAACCTCACGCTGCTCACACCGGCGAAGGCCGAACGCGCCGCGACCTGCGGGCTGAGCGCGATCTACGTCTCCGTCGACGGCGCGCGCGCGCAGACCTACGAGCGCATCCGCGTCGATGCGCGCTTCGCGATCCTCGAGCGCAACGTGCTGCGTCTTCTCGACGCGCTGGAACGGCACGGCAGCACGACGCACGTCGAGATCACCGCCGTCGCGATGCGCGAGAACGTCGACGAGCTGGCCGAGCTGGTCGCGCTGACCGCGCGCTGGGGCGTGCGCGATCTGCACGTGCAGCATCTCTGCCACGACTTCGGCGAGTCGACGCTGCCCGCGCGCTACGAGCCGATGCGCGCGTTCGTCGCGGAGCAGACGCTGGTCCATCACGACGCCGAGCGCGTCTCGCGCGCCTTCAACGAAGCTCGCGACGCCGCAAAGCGCCATGACGTCAAGCTGCGGCTGCCGCGTGTGACGCCGGTCGAGCACCCGCCCGACACGCCAGGGCGCGCACGCTGTGACTGGCCGTGGCGCGGCCCGTACGTGGCGTACGACGGCACCGCGATGCCGTGCTGCATGGTCGCGACGCCCGATCGTGCCGCCCTCGGTAACGTCGTCGCCGACGGCGTCATGCCGGTGTGGAACGGCGCCGCCTACGAAGACTTCCGCCGCCGGCTCGGCTCCGCCGACCCGCCCGAGATCTGCAAGTCCTGCAGCGTCTACGCGCGCGTGTTCTAA
- a CDS encoding FAD-dependent oxidoreductase, with product MGEERHELCVIGAGTAGFAAAEAARAAGRDIVLVTGREELGGTCILRGCMPAKTVLAAAQYEGEVEKAHAVGVETGAVHIDLPAIIRRKRALVDYFAHDRIGDLEDYPLARGDARFVAPDAIVAGDRRIVADRFVIATGAEIVAPPIEGLEHVPTITSSDVLEMTRAPRSVAIVGGGPIGCAFAQFFARLHARVTLFQDAPELLRNDDPDVGTAVRAALERDGVEVVCGAQVGRAERDGAHAVLFAETSRGAHGARAETVLLATNRRPRVDALELATGAVAGDRARGIVVDAALRSVSNPRVFAAGDVLARRQLVHAAAYGGRLAATNAFAAEPQPAAWERWESHALYTQPQVAVAGLTERACRARGIAVRVASVPAAEVGKALVSESAEGFVKMLVREDDGRVVGIAMVLDDAIDLAGEAIALIDRGASAREVAEMPHLHPTMSELLARVAEKLC from the coding sequence ATGGGCGAGGAGCGTCACGAGCTCTGCGTGATCGGCGCGGGGACGGCCGGGTTCGCCGCGGCCGAGGCGGCGCGCGCCGCCGGCCGCGACATCGTACTGGTGACCGGCCGCGAGGAGCTGGGCGGAACCTGCATCCTGCGCGGGTGCATGCCGGCCAAGACGGTGCTCGCGGCGGCCCAGTACGAAGGCGAGGTCGAAAAGGCCCACGCGGTCGGCGTCGAGACGGGCGCCGTGCACATCGACCTGCCGGCGATCATCCGGCGGAAGCGCGCGCTGGTCGACTACTTCGCCCACGACCGGATCGGCGATCTGGAGGACTACCCGCTCGCGCGCGGCGACGCGCGCTTCGTCGCGCCGGACGCGATCGTCGCCGGCGACCGGCGGATCGTCGCCGACCGCTTCGTGATCGCGACCGGGGCGGAGATCGTCGCGCCGCCGATCGAGGGGCTGGAGCACGTTCCGACGATCACCAGCAGCGACGTGCTCGAGATGACGCGCGCGCCGCGCAGCGTCGCGATCGTCGGCGGCGGCCCGATCGGCTGCGCCTTCGCGCAGTTCTTCGCGCGCCTGCACGCGCGCGTCACGCTGTTTCAAGACGCGCCGGAGCTGCTGCGCAACGACGATCCCGACGTCGGCACCGCGGTGCGCGCCGCGCTCGAGCGCGACGGCGTCGAGGTGGTGTGCGGCGCCCAGGTGGGGCGCGCCGAGCGCGACGGCGCGCACGCGGTGCTGTTCGCCGAGACGTCACGCGGAGCGCACGGCGCGCGCGCCGAGACGGTGCTGCTCGCGACGAACCGCCGCCCGCGCGTCGACGCGCTCGAGCTCGCCACGGGCGCGGTCGCGGGCGACCGCGCGCGCGGGATCGTCGTCGACGCGGCGCTGCGCAGCGTCTCGAACCCGCGCGTCTTCGCGGCGGGCGACGTGCTCGCGCGGCGCCAGCTCGTGCACGCCGCCGCGTACGGCGGACGGCTCGCCGCGACGAACGCCTTCGCCGCCGAGCCGCAGCCGGCCGCGTGGGAGCGATGGGAGTCGCACGCGCTCTACACGCAGCCGCAAGTCGCCGTCGCCGGGCTCACCGAGCGCGCGTGCCGCGCGCGCGGGATCGCGGTGCGCGTCGCGAGCGTTCCCGCCGCCGAGGTCGGCAAAGCGCTCGTCTCGGAGAGCGCCGAAGGCTTCGTGAAGATGCTGGTGCGCGAGGACGACGGCCGCGTGGTCGGGATCGCGATGGTGCTCGACGACGCCATCGATCTCGCCGGCGAAGCGATCGCGCTGATCGACCGCGGCGCGAGCGCGCGCGAGGTCGCCGAGATGCCGCACCTGCACCCAACGATGAGCGAATTGCTGGCCCGCGTCGCCGAGAAGCTCTGTTAG